A genomic region of Raphanus sativus cultivar WK10039 chromosome 6, ASM80110v3, whole genome shotgun sequence contains the following coding sequences:
- the LOC108807079 gene encoding putative serine/threonine-protein kinase, producing MHFNCFGLLDMCKGNDHLGQKEAEEICTDNVRVFSYNSLRSATDNFHPTNRIGGGGFGVVFRGVLRDGTQVAVKSLSAESKQGTREFLTEINLISNIHHPNLVKLIGCCVEGNNRILVYEYLENNSLSSVLLGSRSKYVPLDWSKRAAICVGTASGLAFLHEEVEPQVVHRDIKASNILLDRVFSPKIGDFGLAKLFPDNVTHVSTRVAGTVGYLAPEYALLGQLTKKADVYSFGILVLEVISGGSSSRAAFTDEFLVLVEWVWKLREEGRLLECVDPDLTNFPQDEVIRFIKVALFCTQAAAQKRPNMKQVVEMLSRKEINLNEAALTEPGVYRGVNKGRNHRGLGLRGGTSQESSSTEGYKGKSSAAPRGSSSASVITFQSITEVAPR from the exons ATGCATTTTAATTGCTTTGGACTTCTTGATATGTGCAAAGGAAATGATCATCTTGGACAAAAAGAAGCTgaag AGATTTGCACCGACAATGTGAGAGTCTTTTCATATAACTCATTAAGATCAGCCACAGATAATTTCCATCCAACCAACAGAATCGGTGGTGGTGGCTTTGGTGTTGTCTTCAGG GGAGTATTGAGAGATGGGACACAAGTAGCTGTGAAATCACTTTCAGCAGAATCAAAACAAGGCACACGAGAGTTCTTAACCGAGATCAACTTGATATCCAACATTCATCATCCTAACCTTGTTAAACTCATTGGCTGCTGCGTCGAAGGGAACAATCGGATTCTTGTCTATGAGTACCTTGAGAACAACAGTCTTTCTAGTGTTTTGCTTG GTTCGAGGAGTAAGTATGTTCCGCTAGATTGGTCGAAACGAGCTGCCATTTGCGTTGGGACAGCTTCTGGTTTAGCTTTCCTTCACGAGGAAGTGGAGCCTCAGGTTGTTCACCGTGACATCAAGGCGAGTAACATCTTGTTAGACCGAGTCTTTTCTCCCAAGATTGGAGATTTTGGGTTGGCAAAGCTTTTTCCAGACAATGTCACTCATGTCAGTACCAGAGTTGCTGGAACAGT GGGATACTTGGCTCCTGAATACGCACTTCTAGGTCAGTTAACAAAAAAAGCAGACGTTTACAGCTTTGGGATACTTGTGCTTGAAGTCATTAGTGGTGGTAGTAGCAGCAGAGCCGCCTTTACAGACGAGTTCTTGGTTCTTGTCGAATGG GTATGGAAGCTGAGGGAAGAAGGGAGGCTACTAGAGTGCGTTGATCCTGATCTAACAAATTTTCCACAAGATGAAGTGATAAGATTTATTAAGGTGGCTCTGTTCTGCACTCAAGCCGCGGCACAGAAGAGACCAAACATGAAGCAAGTGGTGGAGATGCTTAGCAGGAAAGAGATTAACCTCAATGAAGCTGCCTTAACAGAGCCTGGTGTCTACAGAGGTGTCAACAAGGGACGCAACCACCGTGGCCTTGGTCTTAGAGGTGGCACCTCACAGGAGAGCTCATCAACAGAAGGTTACAAAGGGAAAAGTTCAGCGGCTCCTCGAGGGTCGTCTTCGGCTTCTGTTATTACATTTCAGAGTATTACAGAGGTGGCTCCTAGATGA
- the LOC108836305 gene encoding LOW QUALITY PROTEIN: uncharacterized protein LOC108836305 (The sequence of the model RefSeq protein was modified relative to this genomic sequence to represent the inferred CDS: deleted 1 base in 1 codon), whose protein sequence is MLTNDRDEELSMFLEMRRLEKEHRGESLLTGSDNISVNGALTTAVSEALSGISETVSQRYPLRRTAAENFLYSENEKSDYDWLLTPPGTPQFEKESHRSVMNQLDAPNSRPTVLKSRLGNSREEMISGNSNKLQMSSSSGPSSSSSVAGLRRPSSSCSSRSTSRPSTPTSRSTSRPSTPTRRSTTTTTTSTARPVTTTRGSTSRSSTPTSRATLTAARATTSTAAPRTTTSTGSARSATPTRSKTQPSSSAPSEKPLSRQATPTRRPSTPTGPSIVSNKAPSRGTSPAPTVKSSRPRKPPEMPGFSLEAPPNLRTTLPDRPGSASRGRPGVASAPGSRSSSIERGSGGPTSGRQSCSPSRRRAPIGNTNGSLPSARGGRGGKANNGGNSYDSMSPVAMGNKMVERVVNMRKLGPPRVTENGGRGTVKSNSAFNSLGYGRNLSKSSIDMALRHMDIRRGMTGNLRPLVTKVPASSMYSVRSGSTSVTNSPVATSSTMSSSELSVDNINILSLDGNDAENDDLLSERSYS, encoded by the exons ATGTTGACCAACGACAGAGATGAAGAACTCTCAATGTTCCTTGAGATGCGTCGACTG GAGAAAGAACACAGGGGAGAATCTCTCTTAACAG GATCTGATAATATTAGTGTCAACGGAGCGTTGACGACTGCTGTGTCCGAGGCGCTCTCTGGTATCTCCGAAACGGTGTCTCAGCGTTATCCTCTCCGGAGAACCGCCGCTGAGAACTTCTTGTACTCAGAGAATGAGAAATCTGATTACGATTG GCTGCTTACACCTCCTGGCACGCCTCAGTTTGAGAAAGAGTCACATAGGAGCGTAATGAATCAACTTGATGCTCCCAACTCACGCCCAACGGTTCTTAAATCTCGG CTAGGGAACAGCCGTGAAGAGATGATCTCAGGGAACAGCAATAAGCTCCAAATGTCGTCGAGCTCTGGACCAAGCTCTTCTTCCTCTGTAGCTGGACTCAGAAGACCATCTTCATCGTGTAGCTCAAGGTCAACGAGTAGACCTTCCACACCAACCAGTAGGTCAACGAGTAGACCTTCCACACCAACTAGAAGGTCTACTACAACTACAACCACGTCCACAGCAAGGCCTGTGACCACCACCAGAGGTTCAACCTCTAGATCCTCAACACCCACCTCACGCGCCACCTTAACTGCCGCCCGTGCTACTACCTCTACAGCGGCTCCACGCACCACAACATCAACTGGTTCAGCTAGATCAGCTACTCCAACTCGGTCTAAAACCCAACCGTCTTCTTCTGCACCTTCTGAAAAACCTCTATCAAGGCAAGCCACACCAACCCGCAGGCCTTCAACCCCCACGGGTCCATCAATAGTTTCCAATAAAGCTCCCTCTCGAGGGACGTCTCCAGCTCCAACGGTGAAGTCATCTCGGCCACGGAAACCACCGGAGATGCCTGGTTTCTCTTTAGAAGCCCCACCGAATCTTAGGACCACTTTACCAGACAGGCCAGGCTCAGCTTCAAGAGGCAGACCCGGAGTAGCCTCAGCACCAGGCTCAAGATCGTCTTCCATAGAACGTGGCAGTGGTGGCCCCACCAGTGGTAGGCAATCTTGTTCTCCTTCCAGACGTCGGGCTCCTATTGGAAACACCAACGGGAGCCTCCCAAGTGCTCGTGGTGGGCGAGGAGGGAAGGCTAACAACGGTGGGAATAGCTACGATAGCATGAGCCCGGTGGCTATGGGAAATAAAATGGTCGAGAGAGTGGTGAACATGAGGAAACTAGGTCCACCACGTGTAACAGAGAATGGTGGTCGAGGAACCGTGAAATCTAACTCAGCTTTTAACAGCCTTGGGTATGGGAGAAACCTCTCCAAGAGCTCCATCGATATGGCCTTAAGACATATG GATATAAGACGAGGCATGACAGGAAATCTCCGGCCGCTGGTGACAAAAGTTCCGGCGTCATCAATGTACAGCGTGAGAAGCGGGTCGACTAGTGTCACGAACTCTCCGGTGGCTACTAGCAGTACCATGAGCTCATCAGAACTGAGTGTGGACAACATCAACATTTTGAGCTTAGATGGGAATGATGCTGAAAACGATGATCTTCTCAGCGAGAGAAGCTATTCTTGA
- the LOC108806853 gene encoding uncharacterized protein LOC108806853, whose amino-acid sequence MGVDYYKVLQVDRSAKDEDLKKAYRKLAMKWHPDKNPNNKKEAEAKFKQISEAYDVLSDPQKRAIYDQYGEEGLKSQAPPPPPGGSETSFRFNGRSADDIFSEFFGFSKPPGGGFRFSEDVFSSYRSSPGETSNAVPPRKAAPIERQLPCSLEDLYKGITKKMKISRDVLDSSWRQTTVEEILTIEIKPGWKKGTKITFPEKGNEQRGIIPSDLVFIVDEKPHAVFKRDGNDLVITQKIPLVEALTGYTAQVTTLDGRTLTVPVNNVISPSYEEVVKGEGMPIPKDPSKKGNLRIKFNIKFPSRLTTEQKSGIKRMFSSC is encoded by the exons ATGGGGGTCGATTATTACAAGGTTCTCCAAGTTGATCGAAGCGCAAAAGATGAAGATTTGAAGAAAGCTTATCGCAAACTCGCCATGAAGTGGCATCCCGACAAGAACCCTAACAACAAAAAAGAAGCAGAAGCCAAATTCAAACAGATCTCCGAAGCTTACGAT GTACTGAGCGATCCTCAGAAGCGAGCAATCTACGATCAATACGGTGAAGAAGGTCTGAAAAGCCAGGCTCCGCCTCCGCCTCCCGGTGGTTCAGAAACTTCGTTCAGGTTCAACGGTAGAAGCGCTGATGACATCTTCTCGGAGTTCTTCGGCTTCTCCAAACCCCCTGGTGGTGGGTTCAGGTTCTCTGAAGACGTTTTCTCGTCTTACAGGTCTTCTCCAGGGGAAACCTCTAATGCTGTTCCACCGAGGAAAGCTGCTCCGATAGAGAGACAGCTTCCTTGTAGTTTGGAGGATTTGTATAAAGGTATCACTAAGAAGATGAAGATCTCTAGGGACGTCCTCGATTCAAGCTG GAGACAAACAACGGTGGAAGAGATCTTAACGATAGAGATCAAGCCGGGATGGAAGAAAGGGACGAAGATAACATTCCCCGAGAAAGGAAACGAGCAGAGAGGAATCATACCGTCAGATCTCGTATTCATAGTTGACGAGAAGCCACACGCTGTGTTCAAGAGAGACGGGAACGATCTCGTGATCACGCAGAAGATCCCTCTGGTTGAAGCACTCACGGGGTACACTGCTCAGGTCACGACTTTGGATGGGAGAACGCTAACGGTTCCTGTCAACAACGTGATCAGCCCTTCTTATGAAGAGGTTGTGAAAGGAGAAGGCATGCCTATCCCTAAAGACCCGTCGAAGAAGGGAAACTTGAGGATCAAGTTCAATATTAAGTTCCCGTCGAGGCTAACGACAGAGCAGAAGTCTGGAATCAAACGGATGTTTTCGTCTTGTTAG
- the LOC108807209 gene encoding kinetochore protein SPC24 homolog, which translates to MGNHSESFDIKDLISYGDDLISLLNAKNGFNVVSQSFEDLKALRFRCDEDFNQTQRSIQDCKKKLAACKKKTEEACSDVSGGDDDLERLQKELDEEMELECKLKDELRVVADELKDLNAQLTSVDEQRQSIKRKERDDLRAEKKLSMYASVTKVIPTVEDPSKISGYMVDREKKVIEKFQFETNKMTAYETCNCIWSIINKQ; encoded by the exons ATGGGGAATCACTCGGAGAGTTTCGATATCAAAGATCTAATCTCATACGGAGACGATTTGATCAGCTTACTGAACGCTAAGAACGGGTTCAACGTCGTATCGCAAAGCTTCGAGGACTTGAAAGCTCTCCGTTTTCGTTGCGACGAGGATTTCAATCAGACACAGAGATCTATCCAag ATTGTAAGAAGAAGCTCGCTGCATgcaagaagaaaacagaggaagCTTGTTCAGATGTTTCGGGTGGAGACGATGACTTGGAGCGTCTTCAGAAGGAACTTGACGAGGAGATGGAGCTAGAGTGCAAGCTCAAAGACGAGCTTAGA GTCGTCGCTGATGAACTCAAAGACCTGAATGCACAATTGACATCTGTTGATGAACAGAGGCAATCTATTAAGAGAAAAGAGCGTGACGACTTGAGAGCTGA GAAAAAGCTCTCTATGTATGCTTCTGTCACAAAAGTTATACCAACCGTTGAGGATCCATCCAAGATCTCAGGAT ATATGGTAGATCGCGAGAAAAAGGTAATTGAGAAGTTCCAGTTCGAGACAAATAAGATGACGGCTTATGAGACATGCAACTGTATCTGGAGCATCATTAACAAGCAATAG